The Periophthalmus magnuspinnatus isolate fPerMag1 chromosome 19, fPerMag1.2.pri, whole genome shotgun sequence region tccctctcccccatctctcctctcgcCCTCTTtcgctcccctctctccctctttgtctccctctttctctctcctctccccccctctctctcatctctccctcttttactccctctctccctctctccatctcccacttttgctccctccctctctctccctctctctccctctttccctccatttccctctctctctttctccctctctccatcttcctctctctctctctctctctctccctttctctccctctctctccatctccctctctcactcctctctctctccatctccctctttctctcatctccctctctctctctctcctctctccctctctctctccatctccctctctctccctccctccctttctctctctccctctctctctgtctccctctttctctctctctctccctccctccctccctctccctcactccctctctcctctatctctctctttattaCGTACAAAGTCAATAATTAATCTGCGTTCAATTTTTACGACGCTCCACTTTCAAGACCAGGACTTTGAAATGGAATTttctacacacacgcacacacacacacacccacaccacacacacgcacacacacacacacactatagaCATATTATTATAACGAGTATTTGATATTTGTTAAACCGTGTGTGGCTTTTCCCTATAGTGAGTAAACATCTAGTATAGACAATAGTCACATGGGcctgtttacttttatttaccGTGTTCTTTCACTATGACGACCGTTTCTGTCCGGCCAAAGATCACGGTTATAATCGAGCTCTTTTATGACCTGgcctccacactcactccacccAGGCTGCTCCACTCATCTGCCTCTCCCGTTTGGATTAGAAAAGACACAGTTTTCATCTTGTTGTATTTTAAGTCTTCTTTTAGTCACCATGCCGTCCACGCAGAAGATCACGTACTTCATGGGGTGCGCGTGCTGCACCGCTGTCTCCGTGGCGCTCTTGGGCTTCGCCATGTCGCAGACGTGGGCTCGGACGAAGCTGGAGTGCACGGCCAGCGGCACAGACGTCTTTAACGGGTCCGGGGTCATCACGTGGGACCTGTTCTCCGGGACGTTTGACCGGGAGTTCTGCCCGTTAATCGGAACAACCATAAAATTTAAAGGTGAGTCTGAAGAAAAGAAATAGGCCGGAGACTGTACAGGCCATGGATCCCTCCTCAAaaccacacctggagttgtgttttgtttcattcacacgtttgagtaacactttattatctgtttaaatctccaaagctctaaattctctgttccaccttgtgatgtcatgaagttgtagttttcaagttaccagctccttttacctttacttcagtagagattgacaattccagggctgaaatcatccaaaagattctaaatgtgaaggtgtgtggagtttaaaaaccccatggagcacttcctgtctcaccacatgatgacatcacaaggtggaacagagtgttttcagtttgagagaagaactcagcctaaaaacaaaacaaaactcagtccaggtctgtttgtgatgaagaaacattagaaAACAGCGtcatacgggccctttaaacccaCACTAACACCGCTATctgactgtctccatggagatgttattgctttgcctggattgttccacagtatggcattaaacttatctatctccgtAGAGACGAGCACGGGATTGTCGAGacccctgctcacagtaagaaaataACACGTGTcatgatttgttttttctttgcctgTAGTTGAATAGATGAAAGATATACGTGTTTTAaagtcaaactgtggaacattgtaggcaaagcaataacgtttccatggagataaacagttacataatacaggtGTAAAATCCAACTAGAGaacgagctggagctgggcaCAGGGCTACAAAAATGATCAAGAATTCATGTACAGCAGCCCCTTTTGAATTAATATAGACTAAATGAAAGTAATACTGTCTTTTTACAAACATtatcaagacaaaacactggCCTGGATGGAAATTGGTTCACATCTCTTGGTTGTATTTATAGAGATATATTAGAGACGATTTCACACTGAGGTAGGACTTAAGATTTGAAGGACTCGGTAAAAGATCTTCTCGCTTTGAGTCCACaaactgtgtgaagaagtgcaataagtgagtgtgacgtcacccacagcgttcagctccaatcaaatgaatctcaccgaggctagcagttatagcggctaatttggagtccatttccatatttggaattccgaccacaagtatcatagcaaccaaagagccaatccagagcgaggctgttaaaggtaacgcctcttcttGCTCGCACcgcaggtttagcagggagcaggcacttagcaacgttatcagtcaaacctgttgctaacgctaacgtgagcaacctcagggaaagaaggcgcctgatttgtctgttgttaatgttcatatcttggtttccagacacaatagagaaataaaaaacacaggatcatgtaaagcgggttaatacgaacattttaagaccaaaatgacgagtctgacagcagcagtttttcaatagaaagtgaattgaagcgatgggtcgatggagctggaaacgtgcccatgatcacttcctgtttggagcgcagcagctagcatgttagctacgtccatttgaATATACAGTCCGTGAAAAGACCAGATGGACCTCATTGTAGTGTTCACATTGTAACTTAGATACAGTTGTTGTTATTCCTTCTGTTCTTCCATGTTTGCTCCATTAAATCGATTATTTCTGATCCAAGGCTTAAACTAACGTAAATGCTCAGGTTTATAACTCACATTCAAACACAGTCACatacagtctgtgtttttaagaGAAGTTTTAGCCCCTGAACCACCGCGCCAGGTAAATGCAAAGTTTATTATGAAGTGAGTCATATTCATTGCTAATCTTCACCCAACAGCTACCTTGGGGGGAAGATGACGGAactgtcttgcctaaagacaccaCACCAGTCTCTCAGAAACAGTGGCGTGTCAGATAAGACTATGATCTGGGATAATGAGGAAGTCCTGATCATAATGgctgttagtaaatcaagatataatcCAGTGAATCATTGGCCAAAGGTTTGTTCTCGAGCTGGAACGATGCAGTTTCCACAAGACGAGATGAGATACGAGATTTTagactggatatataaatggacaaagctaacctgctagccgccgcgtacCAAATAGGAAATGAAGTGCGCTTTATGacactgactccaattcactttctattgaaaaactgtggcccctctctctgtaactgctgctgtcagactcatcattttggtcttaaaatgttcatattaacccgctctacatgattctttgctttttatttcactattgtgtccgtaaatcaagatatgaacattaataacagacaaatcaggcgtcttctttctctGATATCGCTCCAGttaggaagaggcgttaccttagtccacttctttaccaGACTAtgatccatatatatatatataaatagtgCAATTTACTTTCCAATTTTAGCcttgcaatttatttatttaattaattaatgatttatttatatatatttttaattattatttatttatttatttaatgttttatttttatttatttattattatgtatttatttatttattcagtaatttatttattttatttcatatttttgttgacaTTTGCGTACTGCGTTTTGATCTTGAACTTGTCGTTTTGTCTCATGAGATCTCGTTCCAACCCTACagcgtcttcttcttcttcatgatTTATTTGGTGTTGTTGTTTCGCAGTGTTCACGCAGCTTCAGGACACTGGCGCCCCCATTATCCTGTACGGTCTGGTTGTGTTATTGCTgtccgtgtcgctgctgttctCCGCTCTCAGTATCCTCATCGCGCTCTACAACAGCGTCAGTAATCCTTATGAGACCTACATGGGACCTATAGGCCTCTACATCTGCAGTGCACTCAGCGGTAAGTCTCATTCTGTCAGAGTTTATGTTAAAGATTATTATTCAGAAAGTCCAGAAGTGGCATCAAAACAACATGAGGGACACAAGAATTAGACGCAATACATGGCCTCACCACCAGGAGGCAGTGTTTTGCAGTAAAAACACTTCTGACCTAAATTGAGACTGAAAGTTTTGCAGctagttctgttcattataacAAGCTTTTTGCCCTTAATAGAAGTAAGAGTGTATTTTCTACtagcacattttacatttgttggTGATGAGCTGCTTGTgtcgccacagctgccctgggacagaggctgccaatctgcaccatcggcccctctgaccaccacgaCTAGCGCTTTCACTAGATTTATAATAGGAAATGTGAGTGACGTGTCAGCGaacgatactgaaatttcagtatcatggccaaaataattgcgattgacgattatatcacgataatgattaaagttgttatggatatgaataattataactttaatattatgaataagttccatgtttaaacaactgttatagtcttg contains the following coding sequences:
- the LOC117387484 gene encoding clarin-3, which codes for MTWPPHSLHPGCSTHLPLPFGLEKTQFSSCCILSLLLVTMPSTQKITYFMGCACCTAVSVALLGFAMSQTWARTKLECTASGTDVFNGSGVITWDLFSGTFDREFCPLIGTTIKFKVFTQLQDTGAPIILYGLVVLLLSVSLLFSALSILIALYNSVSNPYETYMGPIGLYICSALSAGLSLLVLILFAVAVSATDMAEKVVVKEATGTPVEMRNKQATFQLGYFLVIPYVVLSLVSIGVIYLYDHAAYTHRREQQRPTEDAPKEIMMY